In Vanessa atalanta chromosome 17, ilVanAtal1.2, whole genome shotgun sequence, one DNA window encodes the following:
- the LOC125070509 gene encoding mitochondrial potassium channel ATP-binding subunit-like has protein sequence MWQLLHMNSCQLMRQRLLPVRNNSYFVNFAKNKPSDAVKRYISNVKSSAEKDVKGGVLLLCSPWKLGTGVSLGLAARLLYSSGIVHCKATLSRVIQRRPNYNDDSAKFDWKRFWAYLLPHKWLLAAAVASALAVAFLNVYIPAMLGVIVNVLAGMRTNPTADFIEEIKMPALKMVSLYIGQAIFTFFYIHLLAQVGERVAAQMKQDLFISILQQDMAFFDQERTGELVNRITVDVQDFKSSFKQTISGGLRAITQVVGSAVSLLVISPHLTGLTLLCVPSVVVGGTFIGSLLRKLSREAQAQIEKATLVAEEAIANMRTVRAFAGEENEAKYFAQECDTAADLSMELGLGVGLFQAGTNLFLNGMVLATMFLGGHLMSTGQMSAGDVMAFLVNAQTVQRSVAQLSLLFGSVVKGLSAGGRVFEYINKQPVMDTSGTKTIKYHEFHGDIEFKNVTFAYPTRPEAVVLNNFNLKIPAGKTVAIVGTSGNGKSTIATLLERFYDVNSGAVTIDDVDIREFDCRWLRGRALGLISQEPVLFATTVKENIRYGRPEASDAEVYQAAKTANADDFIRGFPDGYNTMVGERGMSLSGGQKQRIAIARAVLKNPPVMILDEATSALDSASEKVVQTALETASKGRTVLVIAHRLSTIMNADLIVVLSKGKIIEMGTHDQLKKLKGHYWNLIKQQDQNSDNPTKTL, from the exons ATGTGGCAGTTATTGCACATGAATTCCTGCCAACTTATGCGACAAag GTTACTTCCAGTTAGAAATAATAGTTACTTTGTAAATTTTGCAAAAAACAAACCATCGGACGCTGTGAAACGTTACATTTCGAATGTTAAATCTTCAGCAGAGAAAGATGTGAAAGGAGGCGTTTTGTTACTCTGTAGCCCATGGAAGCTGGGCACTGGCGTCAGTTTAGGGTTAGCTGCGCGATTACTTTATAGTAGTGGTATTGTACATTGTAAAGCAACCCTATCTCGAGTTATTCAACGAAGGCCGAATTATAATGATGATAGTGCCAAGTTTGACTGGAAAAGGTTTTGGGCGTATCTTCTGCCACATAAGTGGTTATTGGCAGCAGCTGTTGCT TCGGCCCTCGCTGTAGCGTTCCTAAATGTATACATTCCAGCAATGTTGGGTGTGATTGTGAATGTACTAGCGGGTATGAGAACCAATCCCACTGCAGATTTTATTGAAGAAATAAAGATGCCTGCTTTGAAAATGGTATCATTGTACATTGGACAG gcaatatttacatttttctacATTCATCTACTAGCTCAAGTTGGTGAAAGGGTAGCAGCTCAAATGAAGCAAGATCTGTTTATATCGATTCTGCAGCAAGACATGGCATTCTTTGACCAAGAGAGAACTGGTGAACTCGTCAACAG aataacTGTAGATGTACAGGACTTTAAGAGctcatttaaacaaacaatctcAGGTGGTTTGAGAGCTATAACCCAA GTGGTCGGTTCTGCAGTGAGTTTGTTAGTAATCTCACCACATTTGACAGGACTGACATTGTTGTGCGTACCATCAGTAGTGGTAGGAGGAACATTTATTGGTTCCTTACTGAGGAAACTTTCCAGAGAAGCACAAGCTCAG ATTGAAAAAGCAACTCTTGTAGCAGAAGAAGCCATAGCCAACATGAGGACTGTTCGTGCGTTTGCTGGGGAGGAGAACGAAGCTAAATACTTTGCTCAGGAATGCGATACAGCGGCTGATCTAAGTATGGAACTTGGACTTGGTGTGGGTTTGTTCCAAGCTGGGaccaacttatttttaaatgg CATGGTGCTGGCGACCATGTTCCTCGGCGGTCACCTCATGTCAACTGGTCAGATGTCGGCCGGTGACGTCATGGCGTTCTTGGTCAACGCTCAAACAGTCCAGCGGTCGGTTGCCCAGCTGTCGCTGTTGTTCGGATCGGTTGTTAAAGGTCTCAGCGCTGGAGGAAGGGTTTTTGAG tacatAAACAAGCAACCCGTTATGGATACGTCCGGCACTAAGACAATTAAATACCACGAATTCCACGgcgatattgaatttaaaaatgtaacttttgCGTACCCGACGCGACCTGAAGCG GTTGTCCTGAATAATTTCAACTTGAAGATACCTGCGGGTAAAACTGTAGCTATTGTTGGTACATCTGGTAATGGGAAATCAACCATCGCCACTTTACTTGAAag atTCTACGATGTAAACTCCGGCGCAGTAACGATAGATGATGTCGATATTCGAGAATTTGACTGTCGTTGGCTTCGGGGCAGGGCCCTAGGACTCATAAGTCAAGAGCCTGTTTTATTTGCGACCACTGTTAAGGAGAATATCAGATATGGACGCCCAGAAGCCAGTGATGCTGAG GTTTACCAAGCAGCAAAAACCGCGAATGCTGACGATTTCATCCGTGGTTTCCCTGACGGGTACAACACTATGGTAGGAGAACGTGGCATGTCTTTAAGTGGGGGACAGAAACAGAGAATCGCCATAGCAAGAGCAGTCCTTAAGAATCCACCCGTTATGATTTTGGATGAAGCAACTAG TGCCTTAGATTCTGCGAGTGAGAAAGTGGTTCAAACTGCGTTGGAAACAGCATCGAAAGGTCGAACAGTATTGGTGATAGCACACAGATTATCTACAATCATGAACGCTGACCTTATCGTCGTATTGAGTAAGGGAAAAATAATAGAG ATGGGCACGCATGACCAATTGAAGAAATTAAAGGGTCACTACTGGAACCTCATCAAGCAACAGGATCAAAATTCTGACAACCCGACCAAAACGTTATGA